A portion of the Acidisoma sp. PAMC 29798 genome contains these proteins:
- a CDS encoding cytochrome b/b6 domain-containing protein has protein sequence MAQTGRSKGRVVTVHPLVVRITHWISAVAIVCMVMSGWQIFNAAPFLPLVFPPWMTLGGWLGGAIAWHLAAMWLLVANGIVYVGYGLAARHFSRSFFPLSARSVWGDFRSALTFKLGHTPGVYNAVQKLLYIMVLLFGILAVLSGLAMWKPVQLQFLAAILGSYPSVRWVHFVAMTGIVGFVVIHLALVILVPRTLPTMITGRARLDPEPEISHEA, from the coding sequence ATGGCACAGACTGGCAGAAGCAAGGGCCGCGTTGTTACGGTTCATCCCCTGGTCGTTCGCATCACCCATTGGATCAGTGCGGTTGCGATTGTCTGCATGGTGATGAGTGGCTGGCAGATTTTCAATGCCGCACCGTTTCTGCCCCTCGTCTTCCCGCCCTGGATGACCTTGGGCGGCTGGTTGGGTGGCGCCATCGCCTGGCATCTCGCGGCCATGTGGCTGCTGGTCGCCAATGGCATCGTCTATGTCGGGTACGGCCTCGCTGCACGACACTTTTCGCGATCGTTCTTTCCGCTCAGCGCCCGCAGCGTCTGGGGCGATTTCCGCTCGGCACTGACCTTCAAGCTGGGACATACGCCGGGCGTCTATAACGCCGTGCAGAAGCTGCTCTACATCATGGTGCTGCTGTTCGGCATCCTCGCCGTGCTGTCCGGCCTCGCGATGTGGAAGCCGGTGCAACTTCAGTTTCTAGCGGCCATCCTCGGCAGCTATCCCAGCGTCCGTTGGGTTCATTTCGTGGCCATGACGGGCATTGTTGGCTTCGTGGTCATCCATCTGGCCTTGGTCATTCTGGTGCCGCGCACTTTGCCGACCATGATCACCGGCCGCGCGCGCCTCGACCCAGAGCCGGAGATTTCTCATGAAGCGTGA